The DNA sequence CCGACTTTCCCCTAATGCAACCATACCATGCTTTTTTAAGCTGTTTAAGAGAACTTCAATCGAAGCTCTTTCGAGCCCTGCATGATTCAGGGTTGTTGGGACATTCATTATGGTGAAAAAATTAATCGTTTGGGCAATTGCCTGATCAATGCGTTGATCTATTGCACCTTCAGTAATAGCAAAAACTCTTTCTCCATATTGTAATAATTTTTCCTCTTTTTCGATTCGACATATCTTCATTACAGCGGGTAAAATAATACTTAAGCTACGCGCATGGTCAATACCATAATGACCGGTAAGTTCATGGCCAATACCATGCGATGTCCAGTCCTGTGGTACACCGGCACCAATTAAACCGTTTAATGCTTGAGTTGCACTCCACATTATATTCGATCTTACGGCCAGATCGTCCGGTGTTTTTAATACTTTGGGACCCTCTTCGATTAAATTCAATAATAAAGCCTCTGCAAAACGATCTTGTACTTTTGCATTAACCGGGTAAGTTAGGTATTGCTCCATAACGTGAACAAAGGCTCCAACAACACCATTAGCACTCTGACGTGGTGATAAACTTAATGTTGTTGTTGGATCCAAAATAGCAAAAGCGGGGCAAACTAGTGGTGAATTAAATGCAAGTTTGTTATGTTCTCGTGTAATAACTGCGTTTCCGTTACTTTCAGATCCTGTTGCCGGCAAGGTTAATATACACCCTAGGGTAAGTGCACTATTAACCACCGCTTGCGCTTCTAAAATATCCCAAGGCTCAGGACCTTCAAATCTACAAGCTGCGGCAATAAATTTTGTACCATCAACAACGGAACCTCCGCCAACGGCTAACAGATAATCAAAATTTTCCGCTTTGATGATTGCGACTGCTTTAAGTAAAGTCTCATATTTAGGGTTTGGCTCAATGCCTGAGAATTCACTCCAATTATAATCAGCTAAAACTGCTTTAACCTGATCATATACACCGTTTTTTTTAATGGACCCCCCGCCATAAAGTACTAATACTTTCTTGTCTTTTGGTATTTCAGATGTGACTTTACTAATCTGACCTTCGCCAAAATGAATACGTGTATTATTAAAAAAGGTGAAATTATCCATGTGTATCTCCATGTAATAACATTGAAACTTTAGATAGTACCTATTATAGGGTTAATTCACATTAGCAGTTAATATCAAATATAGCTGTATTGTATTCAGTCTTAATAAGGATTTATTATTCAAATGTCTTAATTCAATTTATTACTTAATTTTTTAAGCATTTGATTAAGTGGAAATGTCTC is a window from the Psychromonas ingrahamii 37 genome containing:
- a CDS encoding iron-containing alcohol dehydrogenase; its protein translation is MDNFTFFNNTRIHFGEGQISKVTSEIPKDKKVLVLYGGGSIKKNGVYDQVKAVLADYNWSEFSGIEPNPKYETLLKAVAIIKAENFDYLLAVGGGSVVDGTKFIAAACRFEGPEPWDILEAQAVVNSALTLGCILTLPATGSESNGNAVITREHNKLAFNSPLVCPAFAILDPTTTLSLSPRQSANGVVGAFVHVMEQYLTYPVNAKVQDRFAEALLLNLIEEGPKVLKTPDDLAVRSNIMWSATQALNGLIGAGVPQDWTSHGIGHELTGHYGIDHARSLSIILPAVMKICRIEKEEKLLQYGERVFAITEGAIDQRIDQAIAQTINFFTIMNVPTTLNHAGLERASIEVLLNSLKKHGMVALGESRNNDLSRSRKILEAAL